The Candidatus Bathyarchaeota archaeon genome includes a region encoding these proteins:
- a CDS encoding NADH-quinone oxidoreductase subunit M, which yields MFYHIPLLATLLPAILGIILYLVGRGVGKKVRWPATIIAFLSVFLILSMLPDLIGYYQNGGQSIYVTYEWIKSPIEVTFGFYIDNISFSIGLIIAVLSAFSCLYSTKYMEYEPRQAGYYANLLLFMSGMLGVIFSSNLLQFYLFWELMLIPSYFLIAFWGTAKRALTIGFKYFIFTHIGAVCMLFGILSIYTYTGTFDLVTLSLPGVYGKIPPNMIMLIFALLLIGFCVKMATFPLHTWLPDAHTEAPAPISAMLSGAMIKCGAYAMIRIFLSMFSSTMLQTSDYLAIIGIVTIIYGGLMALAQTDIKRLLAYSSISQMGYIFFGIGVGSELGVTGGLFHIVNHAIGKGLLFMCAGVILHQTGTRDIRKLGGLAGKMPITAISCLIGALSLAGTPPLSGFYSEWMIFGGGLAAGKVLFTLIVVISSVITAGYYLWFVWRVFFGATPENLENVKEGSWLLLIPIVALTAATVVLGIWPDLLLGLIT from the coding sequence ATGTTCTACCATATACCCCTGTTGGCAACGCTTCTTCCGGCAATTTTAGGAATCATTCTGTATCTCGTTGGAAGAGGTGTTGGAAAGAAAGTCCGGTGGCCAGCGACTATAATCGCTTTTCTCTCTGTTTTTTTGATTCTTTCTATGCTACCAGACCTTATTGGATACTACCAAAACGGAGGACAGTCGATTTACGTTACGTATGAGTGGATAAAATCTCCAATTGAGGTTACATTCGGCTTTTATATCGACAACATTAGCTTTTCCATAGGCTTAATTATCGCTGTTCTCAGCGCTTTCTCCTGTCTCTACTCCACCAAATACATGGAATATGAACCTAGGCAAGCAGGCTACTATGCAAATCTGCTACTCTTCATGTCTGGTATGCTCGGAGTAATATTCTCCTCAAACCTTCTCCAGTTCTACCTCTTCTGGGAGTTAATGCTGATCCCTTCTTATTTCCTAATAGCTTTCTGGGGAACAGCTAAAAGAGCATTGACCATCGGATTCAAATACTTCATATTTACGCACATTGGCGCAGTGTGTATGCTTTTTGGGATCTTATCAATCTACACCTACACCGGCACCTTTGACCTCGTTACACTCTCCCTTCCTGGAGTATATGGCAAGATACCGCCAAACATGATAATGCTCATCTTCGCTTTACTGCTGATTGGATTCTGTGTTAAGATGGCGACATTTCCTCTGCATACGTGGCTCCCTGACGCACATACTGAGGCCCCTGCGCCGATAAGTGCCATGCTGTCTGGAGCCATGATCAAATGTGGCGCCTACGCCATGATAAGGATTTTTCTCTCCATGTTTAGCTCAACAATGCTCCAAACCTCAGATTATTTAGCCATCATTGGAATAGTCACGATAATTTATGGAGGATTGATGGCCCTCGCCCAAACTGACATCAAACGATTGTTGGCTTATTCTAGCATAAGTCAGATGGGATACATTTTCTTCGGCATCGGGGTTGGCTCCGAACTCGGGGTCACGGGTGGACTATTTCACATAGTGAACCACGCCATTGGTAAGGGTCTTCTCTTCATGTGCGCCGGCGTCATCCTCCACCAAACTGGAACAAGAGACATCAGAAAATTAGGCGGCTTAGCTGGAAAAATGCCTATAACCGCCATCTCATGCTTGATAGGCGCCTTGTCTCTGGCTGGAACTCCTCCTCTGAGCGGATTTTATAGTGAATGGATGATATTTGGAGGCGGACTCGCCGCTGGAAAAGTTTTGTTCACTCTCATAGTAGTCATTAGCTCCGTAATCACGGCAGGGTACTACTTATGGTTCGTATGGAGAGTCTTCTTCGGAGCAACTCCTGAAAACTTGGAAAACGTGAAAGAGGGTTCGTGGCTGTTGCTCATTCCAATAGTCGCGTTGACGGCAGCTACTGTCGTGTTGGGGATCTGGCCAGATTTACTCCTAGGGTTAATAACATGA